Genomic DNA from Candidatus Methanoperedens sp.:
GTCATAATTATTCTTCCTTTATCAATACTGAAGTCGAATATATCACCGACTTTTATTTTTAGATCCTTCACGAACTCAGCCGGGATAACCGCTGAGAGGCTCGATCCTTGGTGTTGTATTTTACGTTTCATTTTTAAAAACCTCTATTACACTGTAATAATGTATCCAATATATATACTCAATTAATTATAGTGCCTCACTTATAATTTAGTGCAATGACCCTATACATTCTGATTTTGATTCATTCATGGTCTCATTACAATCAGTATTTTCGCAGGATTTACTATCATTGTTGGCATCTAAATTGTTAGCGTATATTTCAGCGTCTTTGTTAGCAAGTGGAAGTCTCATAATATTTAGTAAATTCTCCAGTTTGCTGCATACCTTTTTGAAAAAATAAGTAAGGGATTACCCTTACTTTACCAGGGAAGTTCTGGATGCTCTCTTAGATTTTGGAGATATGCCTTTATAAATCCGAGTTGACATCTGAAAGATTCTTTAACCATTTTATTGATGTCCTCTGCTGGCTCATTTCTCAGCTTATCAATATCCTCAGACTTGAAACCTGGAGCTTCATGGTATCCTGTCGCAGTAACGATAGTTGTTCCATTTTCATGATACACCGTGCTTGGTTTGCCCCCTGGCAGGTCAAAACTTCGAGATGGCCAGGTTTTAAACGTGCTTGATGCAGGGACTTTTGCCCGCTGTAATACTGTCTCTACCACCTGTTTCTTAACCTTTGTTGGAGCGGTTTTGGGTGTTGTGATCACAAGTGTTGTTGTTATTTCACACTTCGTTATTTCTGGTTTTATCGATTCAAGTTCTTGTGTTACTTGCTGCGATGTTTCTGCTATCTCGTTAACTTCCTGCTGGGGAGTTTCTGCTACATGCTCGAGAACAACCTCAGGTGTCACTGGTGCAGGCAGCCCAGCCACCATTATGGTTTCGTCCTTTATCGCTTCAGGTTGCTGTATTGCTTCACTAGGTGTCTGTACAAATTCGCCAGTTTTGGGCATTTCGCTTTGTTCCTGCTGCGTTATTTGTGCAGTTTGTTGTATTTCTGATGTCGCTTTGCACTCTACCGGTTCGGATTCCTGGACAACATTTATATTCTCAGGTTGCGTATCAACTACTGGAATTGAACTGGTCGACAGTTTGTTCTCAATTGCCTGTAGCCCGTTCGTGGTTGAGGGGGCTACAGGTTTGCTGTTCATCTCTTCTTTACTTTCTATTTCATTGTTCATGATATTCCTTCTTTCTTAGCTTTTTCTTCAATGGCCTCAATTATAAATGCGGTCACTGTTTTTTTCTGCCGTAAGCAGTACACCTTAACCTCGGTGTAGAGGTTTTCATCAATTCCTTTCAAGTTAACAATTTTTCTTTCAGCTTTTTTACTTTTTTGAGTGATGTTATCACCTACATACCTATATACAAAAGGATACTATATAGTCTTTACCGTCTAAATGCTATAGTATGATTAATATGTCTGATATGTCTGATGTACCTAATAGCTTTATTGAAATTAGACTGCAAAAAGGAAGAAATAAGGAAGCTTAGGCTGCGATGTAAGTATGACCTAAGACAACCAATGCTATATGATGTTACGGGAAATAGTACAGGGATTAAAGAAATGAAGCCAATTCATAGCGGAAAAATTAAAACCACTCACAATCGAGGTTACACTACGCCTTTATGTTCCTTTTACCAACCCCTTTTTGCCCACCACACCCCTTGAAATGCTATTGCCCCCTCATTTTAGAGGAGTATCCCGGGCTCCTTATTGCCTATCCCTCAGGTATCAATATAAGCCCATAAGCCATAATCCATAAGGCCTTGATATAGCATGAGTGGCCTTTGAAACTACCATAGGCTAAGGGCTTTGAGTTCATTCTACAAGTTCTAAAAGGCTTCAAGCTCTTAGATTTTGATACCAATCCAAAACCAGAGCTTTAGGTTGATGGTGCCTGACTTGAAGCGGAACTGCCTGACTTCCTCGGAGCGGGCTTGTTAAATATTTTATATTATTTTTTCACCGGTAGAATAATTCGGGTATGCTAAAAAAGAAATTTCTAAATGCTCTTATCTTTGGCTTTCTCTAATCTTGCGGCGTATTTTTCAGGGTGCACTTTATCATATTTTCTTACCCTCTCCCGCCAACTTGTAGTATCCCGCCAATATTTTCTCTCTTTTTGATAGTTATTATGAGCCTCCCTACCGTGTTGATTACAGAGGAGTTGATTGTAATATCTATCGAAGGTCAAATCTTTACCGCACACTTTACATCGGGACACTTTTTTCTCCATAGTGATATACATCATTTCGGGTATAAATTGGTCGCTCCAACTCGTTTTAGCATGGAAGTACCCACGGCGTTCGGTTTAAATAGAATTGATGCGATAATGTAATCAAGCACGAGAGGACGATAAAATGACAATCCAACGTAAGCGAAGAGGAAACCACCAGTATTTATATGATTTTTCAAAGATTGATGGTAAGCTTAAATCGACATATTTTGGAAGAGTCGGAGATCCTGAAGCAGAGGCTAAGGCGAAAGTATTGATCGAAGAACAGCGCAAAAAGAAGGAAGAGAAGAAAAATGCCTCCCCTGTGAGGAATCAAGAAGTAGCTAAGAGGAAAGTGGAGAGTCGCCGGAGATATGACAAAACTCACCCTAAGGAACGTCGGGCGCGAAGTAGAAGATATGCCAAAGCTCATCCTAAGGAGCATCAAGCGAGAAGTCGAAAATGTGCTAAAGCTCATCCTGAAGTCAAGAGAAAGAGGGATGATAGACATCGTTCAAAGCGCCGGAGTTACGGGTCTGAGTCAATTAACGCTACCTTCAAAAATTCCCATTTCCACCATTTTTTGAAGGAGATTGGTATTTATGTCCCTGAGTCTCTTCACAGTACTCCTCATTCCCATCTCCTAAGGGATTTCGAGAAACTCAGGCGCGTCAATAAAAAAGTTCTAGCCTGGCTTAATGAGCATCCCATTGAGAATATGCTGGTCATACAGGATTTCACCCGCAGGCTTGAAGCTAAATTTGGTGAAAGTTATTTTGATTAAGTAGTTAACCAAAGAACCTCTATTCTAATGCAACTATGGCCTTTTGTGGCCTATTTGAAATGCTTTTAAGGATCTACCCAAAAAGGCATTTAACAGGATCAAAAATCCGGCTACTGATGCCGTTGGGCAGACTTTATTAAGGCCTAAAATACTTAAGATAGTAGGTGATCTACACCATGAGTATTGAAATCAAGAAACGTGGAAATCAGGACTATGTATACGATATGTCCCGAGTGAATGGAAAAATTCAAGCAACGTACCTCGGTAAGGTAGGAGATCCAAAGACGGATGAAATAGTGAAACAATTCGCTGAAGATCAGCAAAAAAAGAAGAAAGAGAAGGACAATAAGAAAAACCTCTTACCTGCTCCGGAAAATGTGGAAATGCCGGAGAAAAAGAAACCCCTGTTCCCGGAAGATACTAATGAGGGATATGGATTAACTTGGAGAACACGTATAGGAGTCGATGCTCCAAAAAAACACACTGATCATCAAAACGCTGAAAAATTTCATGCACCGAAAAGGGATGAGTACCGGCCAGACGAGCATCCTGTAGTACCCGTAAAGAGGAAGGCCATGTTTGGCAAAAAAGATTCACAAATAGAATCCATAGTTTCTTAAGAAAACGTACGTACCTCCTTAAAAAGGATCGAAGGGCTACTTTTTGCCCTTCTTACCTTTGCCATTTTTCTTTGATTTCTTCTCAGGCTCTGATTCAGGTTCTGGTGAGGGTTCAATTACTGGCTCTTCAGGTACTACCGGTTCTTGTGTTTCTGTTACCGATTCTATGGGAGGATGCAGCTCATTTTGTTTTCTATCATAGATGATAGTTCCAACACTTACGCCCCACTCTTTTGACAATTTGGAGCTACCCT
This window encodes:
- a CDS encoding AbrB/MazE/SpoVT family DNA-binding domain-containing protein, which codes for MKRKIQHQGSSLSAVIPAEFVKDLKIKVGDIFDFSIDKGRIIMTPVPSPAKDRSQGSKHIPKGMIDNDT